The following are encoded in a window of Impatiens glandulifera chromosome 5, dImpGla2.1, whole genome shotgun sequence genomic DNA:
- the LOC124939386 gene encoding cucumisin-like produces the protein MEEVVSVFPNRKNHMHTTKSWDFLKFSQTVSRVKKVESNIIVGVIDSRIWPELDSFSDVGMRSPPSKWKGLCHGLRNFKCNNKIIGARYYRRNGKFSQEDIISPRDTIGHGTHVASIIAGNLVSSANFYGLGQGTARGGVPSSRIAVYKVVWTDGSEDIDIIDAFEDAIKDRVDIISISMGTGINANYLKDSITVGSFQAMRKGIMTICSAGNGGPEHGTVENISPWVLTVAASSTDRKIVTYLKLGNAQTFVGTTLNAFDETNFSTLVYAGDVPNIREMVSRNTSRLCLDTKSLDARLVKGKIVICDEYNVGDAALTAGATGMVIRGNDIAVDYRTFALPALFVGNRESFELMRYLVRPRSIPTASIFKSHETFDQFAPYTVSFSSRGPNRITPQILKPDLSAPSVRILAAWTHNNSPSFSMLDSRRVSYNILSGTSMSCPHASAAAAYVKSFHPSWSPAAIKSALITTASEMSARTTQSLEFGYGAGLINPVGAINPGLVYDANLADYVQFLCGQNYTNKQLSLITGDKIACTHYGSKTSLNLNLPSFSFPIVPSNTSFNVSVNRRVINVGSLRSTYIAKILTPPTFTIRVVPSTLSFTNVGEVKSFTLIVEEIMNHVAAVSASLSWIGSTNKEYFISWYPNKWYQSEVVREERKLKRLDDPSRIIDKF, from the exons ATGGAAGAAGTTGTATCAGTGTTTCCAAATAGAAAAAATCATATGCACACTACAAAATCATGGGACTTTTTGAAATTTTCTCAAACGGTTAGCAGAGTGAAAAAGGTTGAGAGCAACATCATTGTTGGAGTAATAGATTCTAGAATTTGGCCAGAATTAGATAGCTTTAGTGATGTTGGAATGAGATCGCCGCCGAGCAAATGGAAGGGATTGTGTCATGGGCTACGGAATTTCAAATGTAACAA CAAAATAATTGGAGCAAGGTACTACAGAAGAAATGGCAAATTCTCCCAAGAGGATATTATTTCTCCAAGAGATACCATTGGTCATGGAACTCATGTAGCTTCAATCATTGCCGGAAATCTTGTTAGTTCGGCGAACTTTTATGGTCTTGGACAAGGTACAGCACGAGGAGGAGTCCCTTCTTCGAGGATTGCGGTATATAAAGTAGTTTGGACTGATGGTTCTGAGGACATCGACATCATTGACGCATTTGAGGATGCCATCAAAGATAGGGTTGACATAATATCAATTTCAATGGGAACAGGTATTAATGCAAACTATTTGAAGGATTCGATAACTGTTGGGAGTTTTCAAGCAATGAGAAAAGGAATTATGACGATATGTTCTGCGGGAAACGGTGGTCCTGAACATGGAACTGTCGAGAATATTTCTCCATGGGTTCTTACCGTCGCAGCAAGTTCCACTGATCGAAAGATAGTCACCTATTTGAAGTTGGGTAATGCCCAGACATTTGTG GGAACTACATTGAATGCGTTTGATGAGACTAATTTCTCCACTTTGGTGTATGCCGGTGATGTTCCAAATATAAGAGAGATGGTTTCTCGTAATACATCGAG ACTTTGCCTAGACACAAAGTCACTAGATGCTAGACTTGTAAAAGGTAAGATTGTCATTTGTGATGAATACAATGTAGGGGACGCAGCCTTAACTGCTGGTGCAACTGGTATGGTGATACGAGGCAATGATATCGCTGTCGATTATAGGACATTTGCTCTCCCGGCACTTTTTGTTGGAAACAGGGAGTCATTCGAACTCATGAGATATTTGGTCAGACCAAG gAGTATTCCAACTGCAAGCATATTTAAAAGTCATGAAACATTTGATCAGTTTGCACCATATACTGTATCCTTCTCATCGAGGGGACCAAATCGTATAACACCTCAAATTCTTAAG CCAGATTTGTCTGCGCCTAGTGTTAGAATCTTGGCAGCATGGACACATAACAATTCTCCTTCATTTTCAATGCTTGATTCGAGAAGGGTGTCATATAACATCCTATCAGGTACGTCAATGTCATGCCCACATGCTTCTGCTGCAGCCGCTTATGTCAAATCCTTCCATCCATCATGGTCTCCGGCTGCTATAAAATCTGCACTTATAACCACTG CCTCCGAGATGAGTGCAAGGACAACTCAGTCACTAGAATTTGGTTATGGAGCAGGCCTAATAAACCCTGTAGGTGCCATTAATCCTGGCCTTGTGTATGATGCCAATCTAGCTGACTATGTGCAGTTCTTGTGTGGCCAAAACTACACCAACAAACAGTTGAGCCTTATTACGGGTGACAAAATCGCTTGCACTCATTATGGGAGTAAAACTTCTTTAAATCTTAACTTGCCTTCATTTTCCTTCCCCATCGTTCCGTCAAATACTTCTTTTAATGTCTCCGTTAATAGGAGAGTTATCAATGTTGGATCATTAAGATCTACATACATCGCCAAGATTCTTACTCCGCCTACATTCACAATACGAGTTGTACCGAGCACACTTTCTTTCACTAACGTCGGAGAAGTTAAGTCATTTACATTGATTGTTGAGGAAATAATGAATCATGTGGCAGCGGTTTCGGCTTCTTTGTCATGGATTGGTAGCACAAACAAA GAATACTTCATCTCCTGgtatcctaacaagtggtatcagagcgaggttgtTCGAGAGGAGAGAAAGCTGAAGAGATTGGATGATCCTTCGAGAATTATTGACAAGTTCTAG